A section of the Engraulis encrasicolus isolate BLACKSEA-1 chromosome 8, IST_EnEncr_1.0, whole genome shotgun sequence genome encodes:
- the zbtb38 gene encoding zinc finger and BTB domain-containing protein 38 yields MSKRQMTVASPSTRGLMDNSHPQSVLSKLSEQRCQGLFCDLTIVVEDVKFQAHRNILAATSGYFRNALTSANVRTAGHVLELMDLKSEVFANILDFIYNSKVVTITKEDTKLLVAAGRRLGIPFLEKLAESDRQSLGVTKGQASSKTKQHKHHKQHTQKPSAPKKDTPRPEEPDCAKGPRITNAFSITEVGAENNPFTPLDPCSGGQQSPTLGTLPAACPAPSLTSAEGEPTQALSEHSYAVSQGPHKAPQPAETEPVTDKKNSKPTTTSPPKTLISRNFGPIKKRHRLNCIPAKTGAPPAPCDTSTTPEQAPDSCPVLQKATAVPPPPPITPPSPPSPEPEPETCPAPKLLPLTEDVAPVEREPPSLSPQEKPDTPTYRCEYCPEVFGNRALLNIHTQVHKRRFVSHLFCKHCHRKFIHLKRLRNHEQMCSKAAKGPPQLEPEGNTTTDITDQTTDIAPSVDDDDSSEALPPLHLADTFTLDPTLENPLAPRSILDRVEKSTGGHRAYRCSVCKRAYVTLSSLKRHENVHSWHRAYPCHYCNKVFALAEYRTKHEIWHTGERRYQCIFCLETFMTYYILKNHQKSFHGIDPRLAVNKKSANGGFKGSVYPIKLYRLLPMKFRKKRYKSYSHTFSDSADDQAFGSAPDDSYPATPFPSTVPSSIDNICSSQPPLFSMPVTFMATPKTVAVGMPRVSFERPCDQDMELPCLSDSEMPSMPSEQVDRQDGLSDADESGSPFGYANSITEEQTEDNTERENAVALKSTGRNKNTIPFFNRNPSDSVGSMNNRLGDLSAAAHTIEAMASQLFHHPTAESLKPDKSVGGKTETYIAKPACPGPSIDGHVLPLCHITVKIGNEAIIRRKIKGSKLFPKKRKRKSLSQMEDTTESHPVDNGTESPSLRLRTEVTASVVENDDDTADPETDKLWRPYYSYKPKKKGKRLRLKHKKDPSVKYYMRPMSPEPSENFLDASLSPRDSISSDNAENRRTLRSNSPKTVHVCNTCKGQFSSEASLKMHVLSCKRPVCRMCGKQASTEEALSLGGLLSDQSPDFVCKSCTDDSSCFDSASRSPSTEKRYRCSFCPQRFLYLATKRSHEKKHQEKSGKGYSCQYCHKICKTTAHLALHEKRHFIKTEESDNEDGVMETNVNSSILRPSSFTVNKEETKLEPWDGAEICAPAIPKEEDPMQADSDGPDQDDDIRSGYKSPPILSPRTENPFLVSLSELQKKTKHKRRYILDRPKSFGLGGHKHDSSSLTQGQKGHLPSLGISSRCSTGIGFSSFLSKDPLSKGSSHHVPKHSLSKAQCRLWTEEPYFHGH; encoded by the coding sequence ATGACAGTGGCGTCCCCCAGCACCCGTGGCCTGATGGACAACTCGCACCCCCAGTCCGTCCTCAGCAAGCTCAGCGAGCAACGGTGCCAGGGCCTCTTCTGTGACCTAACAATCGTCGTCGAGGACGTCAAATTCCAAGCTCATCGCAACATTCTGGCAGCCACCAGTGGATACTTCCGGAATGCCTTGACATCAGCAAATGTGCGGACAGCTGGACACGTCCTGGAGTTGATGGACCTGAAGTCTGAGGTGTTTGCTAACATACTCGACTTCATTTACAACTCTAAGGTGGTGACGATAACAAAAGAGGACACCAAGTTGCTAGTAGCAGCCGGAAGGCGTTTAGGAATTCCCTTTTTGGAGAAACTTGCAGAGTCTGACAGGCAAAGTTTAGGGGTCACAAAAGGCCAGGCTtcatcaaaaacaaaacaacacaaacatcacaaacaacacacacaaaaacccagcGCTCCAAAGAAAGATACCCCAAGGCCAGAGGAACCTGACTGTGCAAAAGGTCCGCGCATAACAAACGCCTTTTCCATCACAGAGGTTGGTGCCGAAAACAACCCTTTCACTCCACTCGACCCATGCTCTGGTGGGCAGCAGTCACCTACCCTGGGAACCCTCCCAGCCGCCTGCCCAGCCCCGAGCCTGACCTCTGCTGAGGGTGAACCGACACAGGCCCTGTCGGAGCATTCATATGCGGTGAGTCAGGGCCCGCACAAAGCCCCACAACCGGCCGAGACAGAGCCGGTGACCGACAAGAAAAACAGTAAGCCAACCACAACGTCACCGCCCAAGACACTGATAAGTCGAAACTTTGGGCCCATCAAAAAGCGGCACCGGCTAAACTGTATCCCTGCCAAGACTGGCGCACCACCAGCCCCGTGTGACACATCAACTACGCCTGAGCAGGCACCCGATAGCTGCCCTGTCCTGCAAAAAGCAACTGCAGTCCCGCCGCCTCCTCCCATAACTCCACCGTCCCCACCATCCCCAGAGCCTGAACCTGAAACTTGTCCAGCTCCCAAGTTGTTGCCTTTGACTGAGGACGTGGCCCCAGTAGAAAGAGAGCCTCCTTCCCTTAGTCCACAGGAAAAGCCCGATACACCAACCTACCGCTGTGAGTACTGTCCTGAAGTGTTTGGGAACAGAGCACTCctaaacatacacacgcaggtcCACAAGAGGAGATTCGTCAGCCATTTGTTTTGCAAGCACTGTCACAGGAAGTTCATCCACCTGAAGAGATTGCGCAACCATGAGCAAATGTGCTCCAAGGCCGCGAAAGGTCCACCCCAACTCGAGCCAGAGGGCAACACCACCACAGACATTACTGACCAAACCACAGATATTGCACCCAGCGTGGATGATGATGACTCATCCGAGGCTCTTCCTCCACTGCACCTAGCTGACACGTTCACCCTCGACCCTACCCTGGAAAATCCCCTCGCCCCGCGGTCCATTTTAGACAGGGTGGAGAAGAGCACAGGAGGCCACAGAGCTTACAGGTGCAGCGTGTGCAAACGAGCATATGTAACACTGTCCAGTCTGAAGAGGCACGAGAACGTGCACTCGTGGCACAGGGCATACCCATGTCACTACTGTAACAAAGTGTTCGCCTTGGCGGAGTACAGAACCAAGCACGAGATCTGGCACACCGGAGAGCGCCGTTACCAGTGCATCTTCTGCCTCGAGACCTTCATGACCTACTACATCCTCAAGAACCACCAGAAGTCGTTTCACGGAATCGATCCGAGGCTGGCCGTGAACAAAAAGTCCGCCAACGGAGGCTTCAAGGGGAGCGTTTACCCTATAAAACTTTACCGCCTCCTGCCCATGAAGTTCAGAAAGAAACGTTACAAATCATACAGCCATACCTTCTCGGACTCCGCGGACGACCAGGCGTTTGGCTCTGCTCCAGATGATTCCTATCCTGCCACGCCCTTCCCTAGCACCGTCCCGAGCAGCATTGATAACATCTGCTCAAGCCAGCCGCCGCTGTTCTCCATGCCAGTCACGTTCATGGCCACCCCTAAGACGGTGGCTGTCGGGATGCCTCGCGTGAGCTTCGAAAGACCATGTGACCAAGACATGGAGCTCCCGTGCCTCTCTGACTCAGAAATGCCAAGCATGCCATCCGAGCAGGTAGACCGGCAAGATGGACTATCAGACGCAGACGAGAGCGGATCGCCCTTTGGATATGCAAATTCAATTACAGAAGAACAGACAGaagacaacacagagagagaaaatgctgTAGCGCTTAAGAGCACAGGACGCAACAAGAATACAATTCCGTTCTTTAACCGGAATCCGTCTGATTCTGTGGGAAGTATGAATAACAGGTTAGGTGATTTGTCTGCAGCTGCACACACGATCGAGGCCATGGCAAGCCAGCTCTTCCATCATCCAACTGCTGAGAGCCTGAAACCAGACAAGTCAGTTGGGGGCAAAACTGAGACGTACATTGCAAAACCAGCATGTCCCGGCCCATCCATAGACGGCCATGTCTTGCCACTCTGTCACATTACAGTCAAAATTGGCAACGAGGCCATCATTCGCCGCAAAATTAAAGGCTCCAAGTTATTcccaaagaaaagaaagagaaagagcttgAGCCAGATGGAAGATACGACGGAATCACACCCTGTGGATAACGGCACTGAAAGCCCAAGCCTTCGTCTGAGGACAGAGGTTACTGCATCTGTGGTAGAAAATGATGATGATACAGCCGACCCAGAGACGGACAAGCTGTGGCGGCCATATTATTCTTATAAGCCTAAAAAGAAAGGCAAGAGGTTACGGCTAAAACACAAGAAAGACCCCTCAGTGAAGTACTACATGAGACCCATGTCACCTGAACCCTCAGAAAACTTCCTGGATGCAAGCCTCAGTCCCAGAGACAGCATTTCATCTGACAACGCAGAGAACAGACGCACCCTTAGAAGTAACAGCCCCAAAACAGTACACGTATGCAACACCTGCAAGGGCCAGTTCTCCAGCGAGGCCTCTCTGAAGATGCACGTGTTAAGCTGCAAGCGCCCGGTCTGTCGAATGTGTGGCAAGCAAGCCTCCACAGAGGAGGCTCTCAGCCTGGGAGGCTTGTTGTCGGACCAGAGCCCCGACTTTGTCTGCAAAAGTTGCACGGATGACAGCTCCTGTTTCGACAGTGCGAGTCGGAGTCCAAGCACGGAGAAACGCTACCGCTGCTCCTTCTGTCCACAGCGCTTCCTTTACCTCGCCACAAAGAGGAGCCACGAAAAGAAACACCAAGAGAAATCCGGAAAGGGGTACAGCTGCCAGTACTGTCATAAGATCTGCAAAACCACCGCCCACCTGGCTTTACACGAGAAACGTCACTTTATCAAAACCGAGGAGAGCGACAACGAAGACGGCGTGATGGAGACCAACGTCAACAGCTCGATCCTTCGACCGTCGTCCTTCACGGTCAACAAGGAAGAAACAAAACTCGAGCCGTGGGATGGAGCAGAGATCTGTGCTCCTGCCATTCCAAAGGAAGAGGATCCGATGCAGGCCGACAGTGATGGGCCTGATCAGGACGATGACATCAGAAGTGGCTATAAAAGCCCCCCTATCTTATCCCCCCGCACTGAAAACCCCTTTCTTGTGTCTCTTTCGGAGCTGCAGAAGAAGACTAAACACAAGCGACGATACATTCTTGACCGTCCCAAGAGCTTTGGCCTAGGTGGCCACAAACACGACTCCAGTAGCTTAACACAGGGCCAAAAAGGCCATTTGCCTAGTCTAGGAATTAGCAGTCGTTGCAGCACCGGGATAGGCTTCTCGTCTTTTCTGTCAAAAGACCCACTCTCAAAGGGATCTAGCCATCATGTTCCCAAGCATAGTCTGTCAAAGGCACAGTGCCGTTTATGGACGGAAGAACCCTATTTTCATGGGCACTAA